A stretch of DNA from Telopea speciosissima isolate NSW1024214 ecotype Mountain lineage chromosome 5, Tspe_v1, whole genome shotgun sequence:
TTCACGACGACCTTCCCTGTATGGACAACGATGATCTCCGTCGTGGGAAGCCCACTAATCACAAGGTTTTCGGCGAGGATGTGGCTGTCATTTCCGGCGATGCTCTGCTAGCCTTCGCTTTCGAGCACATCACCACCGCAACAGTCGGTGTTCCGCCAGCGAGGGTCGTTCGTGTTATCGGTGAATTGGCTAAGGTGATTGGGATCGGAGGCCTGGTTGCAGGTCAGGTGGTTGATATTGGTTCTGCAGGGGTTTCTGATGTTGGATTGGAGCAGCTTGAGTTCATCCACACCCACAAGACTGCCTCCTTGCTTGAAGGATCAGTGGTTCTTGGAGCGATTCTGGGTGGTGGATCTGATGAACAAGTTGAGAAGCTGAGGAAATTTGCGAGGTCTATTGGGTTGCTGTTTCAGGTAGTGGACGATATCCTTGATGTCACCAAATCTTCtaaagatttggggaagacgGCCGGCAAGGATTTGGTGGCTGACAAGGTTACTTATCCAAAACTTCTTGGGTTAGAGAAATCACGAGAGTTTGCAGAGAAGCTGAACAAAGATGCTAAGGAAATCCTCTCTGGATTCGATCCAGAGAAAGCGGCTCCACTGATTGCTCTGGCAAACTATATTGCTTACAGACAGAACTAGTTTGTTTCTTGAAGAAAGATTCTTGGTTGCCTAATTTGTCCAGAAATAATTTGAATAGATAGGATTATATGTTAGTAGGGGAAAAAAAGACTAAAAGTGCTAATAGGCAGGCCTGTATCAAGTCAAGTATAATTTTTCAATGCCAATCCATTATTTATATATGGTTTTATCATCTTCAGCTTTCATGATATAATTCTCTTGTATTGGATCTTAGaaatttttggtttgatttcaatgCCTTGAGAGATATTTTAAGGATTTCAATCCAACATCCCATTCTTTCAATTCAAGATTTTGGCAGATTCTGAGATATGTACAAGATTCCCAAGTCCAAAACaggatttttctcttttgtcaCTTTAAAACATCTTCATCTGAAATTCTTGGCAAACAACTCCAGAGGAATTGTTGGAGTAGTGTTGCAGACCTCTACTCTTTTTAACTGAACAAAAGAGTTCCACATAAATACTCTGGCATGACTTGTTCCAATTGCGAACACTAAACTCCAAAATATAAATTGCtggtcaaaaatcaaaataagatGACAATGGAGATCTTTTCCTTAACAGAGGTAGGTTTGAATATGAACCAATCTCAAGTCGGTATTCATTGGCCGGATTCATCTGAAGTCGATATCTGATATTCGGTGGCATCTGAAGATGATATTCATTGGCAGGATCAATCCGAAGTCCGATATTCACTGGCTGGATTTGAAGTCTGGTGAGGCCAATTAACCTAGTTACCAGCATCGAGTTAAAGAACCCACCTGGAAAATTTTATTCTTCACCTTTTCAGAGGAAATAAATTTGAAGTAATGAGACGAAAACCAGTCTGATTGAAAGTTCTTTGGCTTACATTACATACCTTACCAAGGTTCCTCATTGAATAATGAATGTTGCAATTTTCTTGAAGTGATTGGTTCCCAAATCAGTGAAATCAAATCTCCTTCAGAATATCCTACCTGATACAGCAAATCTCCTCAGAAAATTCGAGCGATCTTGACATTTTATTCAATGTTCCTGCAGGATCTCCTTAAAAGAGGTAAATTTGAATATGGATTGATCTTAAGTCGAATATTCATTGGCCGGATTCGAAGTTGAGATTCGCTGGTGGGCCAATTAATTCGCTTCCTGGGATAAATGTTGGAAGAGCCAACAGGAGAACTTCATTTCTTCACCTTCCAGGGAAAGAATGAACTTGAAGTAATGGGAGGGAAGTAGTAGTCTGATGGAAGGTAGTCTGTCTCATATGGTATACTCTGGCAAAGTTCCTCATTGCAGAAGGTTGCAACTTTCTTAATGTGACATGGATTCTAAATCAGTGTAATCAAAGTTTCTTTCCTTCCATCTTGCCTGATTCAGCTATTCTCAGAAATGTCGAGCAATCTTAACCTTTTCTTCAATACTATTCCTTCATTCTTTGAGCCAACAAATCCAGCATTTCATAGATTTCTGTTGATCTTGACTGTGATGTGTCACCTGAAACAAACTCATGAACTTGGTGATTAACTTCAATAGAGCTGCAACCTGGTGTTCTTTTGATCCCcttttccttcaatttcttcCTCACCTCAGCAACATCATCCCACCTACCAGTGCAAGCATAGATGTTTGAAAGAGTAACATAATTCCCTTTGTTCTCAGGATCCATCTTTAATAAATATTCCATCGCTCTCTCACCTACGTCTACCTTTTTATGAACTTGACAGGCACTGAAGAGTGATCCCCAAATGACCGAATCAGGTTCAACAGGCATGGTTTTAACAAATTCCTCTGCCTTCTCCAGTAACCCAGCTCGTCCAAGGAGGTCAACCATACAACCGTAGTGCTCAATCCTAGGCACAAGGGAGTAATCCTTACTCATGGATTCAAAATAGCGAGTCCCTTCCTTGACAAGACCTGTGTGAGAACAAGCACATAGAACTCCAAGAAATGTGACTTCATCTGGGCTCACTCCCTCAGATACCATGTTTGAGAAGAACTCTAGGGCCTCTGTACAGCGACCATTCATGGCTAGTCCAACTATCATTGCTGTCCAAGTTATcacatctttctttcttcccatgTTAATAAAGACATCCAAAGCCTTCTCCATGTCGCCGCACTTTGCATACATGTCTATCAGTGCAGTACCAAGATTGTTATCAATCTCAACtccatttttatttatataaccATGAATCCAGCTTCCCGTTTCTAGTACACCCAAATTAGCACAAGCAGTGAGGACGCTGAGAAGGGTTATCTCAGTGGGCTTAATTTTCACTAGCTGCATTTGGCGGAACAGTGTCAAGGAACGATCACAGTGGCCATACTTCAGGTAACCATCAATCATGGCTGTCCAAGAAACAACATCTTTCTCTGGAATCTGCTCAAAGATTCTCTCAGCAGAGACCAAGTCACCAACCTTGATGTAACCTGAGATCAATGAATTCCATGAAGCAGCATCCTTCATGGGCATTTCCATAAACAGCCTCTTTGCATCTTTAGTCCTTCCCAAATTTGCATAACCGGAAACCATTGAATTCCATGACACAAGGCTCTTCTCAGGGGCATGATCAAAATACTTCGTAGCTGacactaaatctccatgtctgaGATATCCTGCGATCACACTGTTCCAAGACACTACATCCTTCACAGGCATTTCGTCGAAGACTTTGGTAGCGGCTCTCATGCTGCCTTCACAGACAGAGTACATGTTCAAGAGGGTTGTAAGGACATAAGGATCCGATCCGAACCCAGTTCTTATAATACAACCGTGGACCTCCTTCCCACGTCTGAGCTCCAACTGGTCTTCACAGGCACGCAGAACAAAGGGATAGGAGAAGTTGTTAGGGAGGAGGTTTTCCCCGCGCATTCGAAAGTATAGGAGGATGGCTTCCTCGGCTAGATTGTTAATCAATGATCCTCTGATCATGGTGTTGTAGAGGAAAAGGTTAGGGTCTTGGATTCGGTAGAAAACCTCTCTTGCGTAGCCAAAGCTTCGAGAGGTAGAAGAAAGAGCAGCAAACTCGACGAGCTTGCTAACCAGATAGGGGTTTTGATCAATGGCGGTTTTGACCATATGGGCGTGGATTTGCTTCAGTTCTGTCAAGCCGCTAACCTTCTGGAGCAGAAGCAGGCATTGTGTGGCGGATCTATGATCCATTTTTTCAGAAAAGAAAGACGGGGGGGAAAGAGAAGCACATGAAGAGATCGTTTTCAAAACTCCTGGATTTTTTAAGCCTGCAGGCGCCGCGCCTGACTGATTCAAAAAAAATAACGCCGTTGCCGGGGATCGAACCCGGGTCACCCGCGTGACAGGCGGGAATACTTACCACTATACTACAACGACTTTGATGAAAACGAGAGCACTAATGATGGTAATTATAAAAGTGTACTAAACTCACCAACTCAATCAGTAAACCTAATGGCGAGTAATGGGTGCTAGAAAATAGTGAAAACGCATTTCAAACCTCCAACAAATAATGAGAATAATATTGATAATAGATTCATAGGTGTTTTCCttgtgagtgaaggaaaactttcactTAAATAATTGTTATTTAACCTAACGTAAGGGTGTCAACTGGTTGGGCTTAATCGATTTCAGTCAAGCCTAATCCATCCTCACTAATTTAAAGTCTCACACTGTTTCCACCTGTCTGGATAATCGAGTCTCGTATGCTAGGTGATTGACATATTTCTATTTGGTTGGTCAATAACTAGTCCATAATCTGGGCTCAACGTAATCAAGCTatatctcataaaaaaaaaaaaacaaaaaaagataatCAAGTTATAATCATGCTTTGAATAGGTTAATTGACGAATCAGACTATATATAAACTAGTTATAAGTGTATAAACAGTCGATCCCAATATTTGGTAAGTCAATTGTTGAGCCATTACCTTTCATTAGGAACATCCAATTATTTACatgatccaaacaaaacaaagtagttAAAACTGAggaataaacaaaaaagaaaaaaggtgtGAAGAGAtagggaaaagagggatggaaaaagagatgagaaataaaaaattgacaaACAACAAATGATAGATGACgaataacaagaaaaaaaaaaaagagagacttaGAAGGAGATAACAGTTGGAGCCAACGATCCACTAAAGACTAACGTATCTACAACTACATCCCCGAGCGGCAGCTAAATGGCGGCGTGAATGCAAGATGCTATCGGAATGATCAGCCGGATAGAGGCTAGGGTTGTTTCCTTCCCACCATGTGCTTCCTTGTGtgccagaaaaaaataaaaataaaaacaaaaaatgaaagtaagaggaaagaggctcAGTTAAATAGGGTCTGCCGCATGGATATCCTCGCCCTCCAATAGGTTCTATCcgaagtcatacttggtacaagacctataTTATGCATATTTAGGTTCATGAAGATTTACATAACAAATCTTCTACTCAAAACATATTTCCTACACAAAATCTTAAACCCATCACCTTAAACCAAAAATGCTCAAGTCGAGTCACATTGGATTAGGGTATGCTCTGTTGTTTCTAACACTATAGGGTAATGTTTGCAATCCGTAGACAAATAGGGTGGTTGAGGTGCTTTCTAGATGTTAGTGATGATTTACACACAAAGAGAGGGTGGATGGGCTTGTTTGAACTATGGTAGAGAACATTATTGGAGACAATATTTTGAGGGTATGGCAGATGGGCTTGTCTCGTATGAAGATTCTCACGTCTATGGAATATGTGGGTGGTTTGATATAATTCAGCATACGGGCCCAGCCCAGACCAAAATTTGTGTGGGCCTGGGCCTGAATATATTGGGCTGATGAAGAAACGAATTTGTAtgaaatttgatttgattttctatttACTTTTCAATTTTGCATTCCATTGATGTGCATTGTTCTTCCAAAATATTGGTGGAGCCCATATCCCAGATCAAGATGTCTTCATTAAAAGGAAAAACGGCActgaaaagattaaaaaaacattaaaagcTTGGGCcacgtttggtatgcattctaagccgattttgcattcttagacgataaaaataattatgtttatcacccaagaatgtgaaattgacttggaatacataccaaacacagccttgaTCTCCAACATCGCAATCCATATTCATTTAAGGGAAACTGATCCGGTGTAGATGCAATGGGAACTCCAAATGTGTTTGATGAAATCCTCATGAAACCAAGCACGTAGGCTCGTGTCATTGTGCTCATTTAATTTATTTGATCAGACGGTTGGTAGCTCATGTACAAATGAAGGGCTCACCATATTACCTTGTGATAAATATATTGAAAAATGTAGGCCATATGTATTTAGCCACTAAAACTTAAAAAGGGGGAAATGCCAATTCTTCACATGaaggcagaaatgaccaccctatccccttTCTGAAAACACTGCcccgcgaattggaggtgataattattcagtTATGCGTTGCTTTAACCAACTGGCTTAAATACATAGCCCAATACTTGGCCTCAAGAGACTTTTACAAGCCCAGGCCTGGTCCATTCCTGATGGTTGGGCACTTGGGCTTCAACGGAACCGGAATTGGAACCGGCCGTTTACCATTGAATCGAATTGCACCATAGAAAAAATGTTTTGGCTttgatttcattgttttttttttttttttggttggattttGATTTGCACCGAAAAACCAACAATTTTAAACCAAATAGGAACCAGAAAAACTGAACAAAAAATGCTACCTCTTACTTGAATACCAGTTTACATGTCAATaa
This window harbors:
- the LOC122661568 gene encoding geranylgeranyl pyrophosphate synthase, chloroplastic-like, encoding MNSANLGSRVQACSIFSHGGRSKSLTSSMFNPLPRLPMSLFSPRVRGVIASSSSSAAAASISAVHVTKEQEKTLKEGESLEMETGFNFKAYMIQKGSSVNQALEGAVSLKDPLKIHEAMRYSLLAGGKRVRPILCIAACELVGGDENTAMPAACAVEMIHTMSLIHDDLPCMDNDDLRRGKPTNHKVFGEDVAVISGDALLAFAFEHITTATVGVPPARVVRVIGELAKVIGIGGLVAGQVVDIGSAGVSDVGLEQLEFIHTHKTASLLEGSVVLGAILGGGSDEQVEKLRKFARSIGLLFQVVDDILDVTKSSKDLGKTAGKDLVADKVTYPKLLGLEKSREFAEKLNKDAKEILSGFDPEKAAPLIALANYIAYRQN
- the LOC122661853 gene encoding pentatricopeptide repeat-containing protein At1g08070, chloroplastic-like — encoded protein: MDHRSATQCLLLLQKVSGLTELKQIHAHMVKTAIDQNPYLVSKLVEFAALSSTSRSFGYAREVFYRIQDPNLFLYNTMIRGSLINNLAEEAILLYFRMRGENLLPNNFSYPFVLRACEDQLELRRGKEVHGCIIRTGFGSDPYVLTTLLNMYSVCEGSMRAATKVFDEMPVKDVVSWNSVIAGYLRHGDLVSATKYFDHAPEKSLVSWNSMVSGYANLGRTKDAKRLFMEMPMKDAASWNSLISGYIKVGDLVSAERIFEQIPEKDVVSWTAMIDGYLKYGHCDRSLTLFRQMQLVKIKPTEITLLSVLTACANLGVLETGSWIHGYINKNGVEIDNNLGTALIDMYAKCGDMEKALDVFINMGRKKDVITWTAMIVGLAMNGRCTEALEFFSNMVSEGVSPDEVTFLGVLCACSHTGLVKEGTRYFESMSKDYSLVPRIEHYGCMVDLLGRAGLLEKAEEFVKTMPVEPDSVIWGSLFSACQVHKKVDVGERAMEYLLKMDPENKGNYVTLSNIYACTGRWDDVAEVRKKLKEKGIKRTPGCSSIEVNHQVHEFVSGDTSQSRSTEIYEMLDLLAQRMKE